GAACACCCCGGATCGTGTCGAACACACGAAGTACTGCCGGTGGTGCCGCAAGCACACCGCGCACCGCGAAACGCGGTAGCGCCGCACGCGTGTGGTGATCACGCAGGGGCGTAGCTCAGTTGGTAGAGCGCCGGTCTCCAAAACCGGTGGCCGGGGGTTCAAGTCCCTCCGCCCCTGCCAAGTAAACTAAGGGTTTCCTCCATCGGCGCCTTCGGGCGCCCGCCCGTTTTGCTCATCAATGCTCATCAACGGGATCCACCAGTTAGCCATACGTCAAAACACCAAGGAGGAAACAAGATGGGCGCGATGACGTCAAAGAGCCTGAATGCACCGGATG
This genomic window from bacterium contains:
- the rpmG gene encoding 50S ribosomal protein L33 gives rise to the protein MARDIITLACTECKRRNYTTMKNKKNTPDRVEHTKYCRWCRKHTAHRETR